In Tachypleus tridentatus isolate NWPU-2018 chromosome 7, ASM421037v1, whole genome shotgun sequence, a genomic segment contains:
- the LOC143256609 gene encoding uncharacterized protein LOC143256609 has product MANKTTEYLPHSGVYHILETTYPEPLSGLHRSTRRDFSHSSRSSQRLNLQARREKRRRTIHLPFDEIKEVDEESLDDSDKHDKVLLLVSSRSQNELHKSLIGCSTDVNPQQDKSSSLQESSKSFTLSAQSQPKQQQHAQLKTTNV; this is encoded by the coding sequence ATGGCCAATAAGACAACAGAATATCTGCCTCATTCAGGAGTGTATCATATACTAGAAACCACGTATCCTGAACCACTTTCCGGGTTACATAGGTCAACAAGGAGGGATTTTTCTCACTCGTCCAGAAGCAGTCAGAGGTTAAATCTTCAGGCACGACGAGAAAAACGTCGTCGAACCATACATTTACCGTTCGACGAAATCAAAGAGGTTGACGAAGAAAGTTTGGATGACTCTGACAAACATGACAAGGTTTTATTGCTAGTGTCCAGTAGGTCACAGAATGAACTTCATAAGAGCCTGATAGGTTGTTCTACAGATGTTAATCCACAGCAGGATAAGTCGAGTTCTCTCCAGGAGTCTTCGAAAAGTTTCACGTTGTCAGCGCAAAGCCAACCTAAACAACAGCAACATGCTCAACTCAAGACTACAAATGTTTGA
- the LOC143258118 gene encoding achaete-scute homolog 1-like: protein MESSINVLDLLPSSGVHTRNFQPVFRCLAEQNKVSTIWSTISEYGYCSPHKRPNIMARRNERERNRVRLVNRGFATLRQHVPGGTTKKKMSKVETLRSAVEYIKRLQQLLAEDDETNKTLDFKCETTNINLFEAYSEIPNQCNLSSVFPRPQISSPSSEQTIVSFKAECTTIKSKNSSLSSPDILTKYIDLSGKKLLDLGWF, encoded by the coding sequence ATGGAATCTTCTATCAACGTGCTTGACTTGTTGCCCAGTTCTGGGGTCCACACGAGAAACTTTCAACCTGTGTTCCGGTGTTTAGCTGAACAAAATAAAGTATCAACTATATGGTCTACAATTTCCGAATATGGTTACTGTTCGCCGCACAAACGTCCAAATATTATGGCTAGAAGAAATGAACGTGAGAGAAACCGCGTGCGTCTGGTGAACCGCGGCTTTGCGACATTGCGACAGCACGTGCCTGGGGGaaccacaaagaaaaaaatgagtaAAGTAGAAACACTTCGATCAGCGGTTGAGTATATCAAGAGACTACAACAACTTCTTGCGGAAGATGACGAAACTAACAAGACCTTAGATTTTAAATGTGAGACAACAAATATCAATTTATTTGAAGCCTACAGCGAAATACCCAATCAGTGCAACCTAAGTTCCGTTTTCCCACGTCCTCAGATCTCGTCACCAAGTTCTGAACAGACAATTGTTTCGTTCAAAGCAGAATGCACAACGATAAAGTCTAAAAATTCCAGTTTGTCTTCTCCGGATATTCTGACGAAATACATTGATTTAAGTGGAAAGAAATTACTCGACCTGGGGTGGTTTTAG